Proteins encoded in a region of the Candidatus Korarchaeum sp. genome:
- a CDS encoding flavin reductase family protein — protein MRKLPISFFHLLSYPKNSVLVTSEDREGRANAMAAAWHTPLSVDPPFYGVAISPKRATYKLIVESGRFGINFLPFELLDSLHTCGRTSFNELGEEKIRRAGINPIRGEFGAYILQEAYASFECSLEDIVKVGDHDLFIGEVRSLYLRGELRGNIIDVERVKPILYMGEDHYVTVDSGSLRRGRILQGIH, from the coding sequence ATGAGGAAGTTACCGATAAGCTTCTTCCACCTCCTATCATATCCGAAGAACTCAGTCCTAGTGACGAGCGAGGATAGGGAGGGGAGAGCTAACGCCATGGCAGCAGCTTGGCACACGCCCCTTAGCGTGGACCCTCCGTTCTACGGTGTAGCTATAAGCCCTAAGAGAGCTACATATAAGCTTATAGTTGAGAGCGGGAGGTTCGGGATAAACTTCCTCCCATTCGAGCTCCTCGATTCCCTTCACACTTGCGGCAGGACTTCTTTCAATGAACTGGGGGAGGAGAAGATAAGGAGAGCTGGGATAAACCCGATTAGGGGGGAATTCGGGGCATATATATTGCAGGAAGCATATGCATCTTTCGAATGCTCACTCGAAGATATTGTGAAGGTCGGGGATCACGATCTCTTCATAGGGGAGGTCAGGTCCCTCTACCTGAGGGGGGAGCTAAGGGGGAACATAATAGATGTAGAGAGGGTTAAGCCGATCCTCTACATGGGGGAGGATCATTACGTCACCGTAGATTCAGGGTCCCTGAGGAGAGGGAGGATCCTTCAGGGAATCCACTAA
- a CDS encoding nitroreductase family protein: MEECLNLLLTRRSVRKFEDREVGDEVIERVLDVARYAPSARNSQPWEFIIVRDKRVIEELGKIHRYAYPLRKAPLALVILCDPRESPTSYIADCANVTTYIMLAAHALGLGTVWIQSLRDVERVNEIVGAPEGKVPVAVLAVGWPAEAPSPPRRKELSEITHLNKYGERWKP, encoded by the coding sequence ATGGAAGAGTGCCTCAACTTGCTCCTGACTAGGAGGAGCGTGAGGAAGTTCGAGGATAGGGAAGTTGGGGATGAAGTTATCGAGAGGGTCTTGGATGTGGCGAGATACGCTCCCAGCGCTAGGAACTCTCAACCATGGGAGTTCATCATAGTGAGGGATAAGAGGGTAATAGAGGAGCTCGGGAAGATTCATAGATATGCTTATCCCTTGAGGAAAGCACCTCTAGCTTTAGTGATCCTGTGCGATCCCAGGGAGTCACCGACATCTTATATAGCTGATTGCGCTAACGTGACGACTTATATAATGCTAGCGGCACACGCCCTCGGGCTCGGAACCGTTTGGATACAGAGCTTGAGGGACGTGGAGAGGGTGAATGAGATAGTGGGAGCCCCCGAGGGTAAAGTGCCAGTCGCAGTATTAGCAGTGGGATGGCCCGCTGAAGCCCCCAGCCCTCCTAGGAGGAAGGAGCTCAGCGAGATAACTCACCTGAATAAGTATGGGGAGAGGTGGAAGCCATGA
- a CDS encoding phosphate uptake regulator PhoU — protein MRDLGRRSLISIGSSYAVTLPKDWVRRVEGGKVRIVEGSSGELIILPAKEPTSKVSIDLRGIEEGLWEIIAAYLDGYDEIEVRKERIRREDLEALKKALSKLIGMEILEEGSSRILLRCLMDHSSAKPMELLLRMRSIISGMISDLRDAIAEGDRELMSLVAERDDEVDKIYFALVRSIRRAMRSPEIMGAIGADPISLLDMRIAAMIMELIADNIVELAQSDCDCTDLLREISDLFDRGVRSFELKDFRKALEVRERVNGIIRDMPAEKSLLPLINILFRIEDLCDLVSPRFL, from the coding sequence ATGAGGGACCTGGGCAGGAGGTCTCTGATCTCCATAGGTAGCTCTTATGCCGTGACGCTGCCCAAGGACTGGGTGAGGAGAGTAGAGGGAGGGAAGGTCAGGATAGTGGAGGGATCCTCCGGAGAGCTCATAATCCTCCCAGCTAAGGAGCCCACCTCCAAGGTATCTATAGATCTTAGAGGGATTGAGGAGGGGCTATGGGAGATAATAGCTGCTTATCTAGATGGGTACGATGAGATAGAGGTGAGGAAGGAGAGGATAAGGAGGGAGGATCTGGAAGCTCTCAAGAAAGCATTATCGAAGCTAATAGGGATGGAGATACTCGAGGAAGGGTCCTCTAGGATCCTCCTGAGGTGCCTCATGGATCACTCGAGCGCAAAGCCGATGGAACTACTCCTGAGGATGAGGAGCATCATCTCCGGGATGATCTCGGATCTAAGGGATGCGATAGCTGAGGGGGATAGGGAGCTGATGTCTCTGGTGGCTGAGAGGGACGATGAAGTTGATAAGATATACTTCGCTCTAGTCAGGAGCATCAGGAGGGCTATGAGGAGCCCCGAGATAATGGGGGCGATAGGAGCTGATCCCATAAGTTTGCTGGATATGAGGATAGCAGCTATGATAATGGAACTAATAGCTGATAATATAGTTGAGCTAGCTCAATCGGACTGCGATTGCACCGATCTGCTGAGGGAGATCTCCGACTTATTCGATAGGGGGGTCAGGTCCTTCGAGCTGAAGGATTTCAGGAAGGCTTTGGAGGTGAGGGAGAGGGTGAATGGGATAATCAGGGATATGCCAGCTGAGAAATCCCTGCTCCCACTGATAAATATCCTCTTCAGGATAGAGGATCTCTGCGATTTAGTGAGCCCTAGGTTCTTATAA
- a CDS encoding ECF transporter S component codes for MGIGERVSATGLCAALYAIGSFLTSYIVSPFGRGQFRPAVVLPAIFSILYGPGVGGLGAAIGTVIADSMKHGALYLPSLLAAAPGNFIGFYIFGKLTRDFNWRKFSIASQISLWVGCATVAYLYTIVISLLGMLPPSLTPEDLFILGTSLTLWFFITEYPFVILLVPPILRALKFRGELGGGPSWLSSLAIPGAVLLAISLIITFTPASSEIMRGLILKLNPSYASSTLQLIQLLFAGSGAAMTIAGFLLQVRRA; via the coding sequence ATGGGGATTGGGGAGAGGGTATCCGCCACTGGCTTGTGCGCAGCCCTCTACGCAATAGGCTCCTTCCTCACTTCTTACATAGTCTCCCCATTCGGGAGGGGTCAGTTCAGGCCCGCTGTAGTGCTCCCAGCTATATTCTCCATATTGTACGGGCCTGGTGTCGGTGGACTAGGGGCCGCTATAGGGACTGTGATAGCAGATTCCATGAAGCACGGAGCTCTGTACCTCCCGAGCTTGCTGGCAGCAGCCCCCGGGAACTTCATAGGCTTCTACATTTTCGGTAAGCTGACTAGAGATTTCAACTGGAGGAAGTTCTCAATAGCTTCCCAGATATCGCTCTGGGTAGGATGCGCGACTGTAGCCTACCTCTACACGATCGTAATAAGCCTCCTCGGTATGCTGCCTCCCTCACTCACTCCGGAGGATCTATTCATACTAGGAACATCATTGACCCTCTGGTTCTTCATAACTGAGTACCCCTTCGTCATACTTCTAGTTCCACCTATCCTGAGGGCCCTCAAGTTCAGGGGCGAGCTCGGGGGAGGGCCCTCCTGGCTCTCATCCCTAGCAATTCCGGGCGCTGTCTTACTAGCTATCTCCCTCATAATAACTTTCACACCAGCTTCCTCAGAGATAATGAGGGGCCTAATCCTGAAGCTCAACCCATCATATGCCTCGAGCACCCTCCAGCTCATACAGTTGCTCTTCGCTGGCTCTGGAGCTGCTATGACTATCGCTGGCTTCCTCCTCCAAGTTAGGAGGGCTTAG